One genomic window of Diospyros lotus cultivar Yz01 chromosome 8, ASM1463336v1, whole genome shotgun sequence includes the following:
- the LOC127808141 gene encoding precursor of CEP14-like: protein MGGSKLGLLMLFMVVLAASVSSSHGRKLRAMQEKKKGGEKSLADRLYLSALPKGKVAPSGPSKKGHAEIVDEKLIARHLAELNRILGSVPSPGDGH, encoded by the coding sequence ATGGGTGGATCAAAGCTTGGTTTGTTGATGCTGTTCATGGTGGTGCTGGCTGCCTCTGTATCTTCCTCACACGGCCGGAAACTTCGGGCCatgcaagagaagaagaaaggcgGCGAGAAATCTTTGGCGGACAGGCTCTATCTAAGTGCTCTTCCCAAGGGCAAAGTGGCTCCGTCCGGTCCCAGCAAGAAGGGCCACGCCGAGATCGTCGACGAGAAGCTCATCGCCCGCCACCTCGCTGAACTCAACCGGATTCTTGGGTCCGTCCCCAGCCCCGGCGACGGCCATTAA
- the LOC127808198 gene encoding probable alpha,alpha-trehalose-phosphate synthase [UDP-forming] 7 isoform X2, which translates to MMSRSYTNLLDLASGNFPVMGRDKERKRLPRVMTVAGVISELDDDQTNSVASDGPSSVLVERVIIVANQLPVKAKRRPDNKGWSFSWDEDSLLLHIKDGFPDDMEVIYVGSLKVEVDLSEQDDVSQLLLERFKCAPAFLPPDILARYYHGFCKQHLWPLFHYMLPFSASHGGRFDRSLWEGYVAANKMFSQKVIEVINPEDDYVWIHDYHLMVLPTFLRRRFNRLRMGFFLHSPFPSSEIYRTLPEREEILKALLNSDVIGFHTFDYARHFLSCCSRMLGIEYQSKRGYIGLEYYGRTVGIKIMPVGIHMGQIEHVLRLADKDWRVAELKQQFKGKTILLGVDDMDIFKGVNLKLLAMEQMLKLHPKWQGKAVLVQIANPARGSGKDIEEIQAEIQASCKRINENFGQPGYEPIVFIDRPVSLSERTAYYNIAECVVVTAVRDGMNLTPYEYIVCRQGISGSDSSSETNGPKKSMLVVSEFIGCSPSLSGAIRVNPWNIEATAEALNEAISMADAEQQLRHEKHYRYVSTHDVAYWSRSFFQDMERTCRDHFRRRCWGIGLSFGFRVVALDPNFRKLSIDVIESAYTKAKNRAILLDYDGTVMPQTSVDKTPSQEVISIINSLSGDVNNTVFIVSGRGRASLDKWFSPCKKLGIAAEHGYYVRWSSNKEWDIYGQSCDFGWIQIAEPVMKLYTEATDGSFIETKESALVWHHRDADPGFGSSQAKEMLDHLESVLANEPVAVKSGQFIVEVKPQAISKGIVAEKIFTSMAESGRQADFVLCIGDDRSDEDMFEIIGHALNSGILSSNTSVFACTVGQKPSKAKYYLDDTTEVITMLEALAEVSGPPPTEAGSGSTL; encoded by the exons ATGATGTCCAGATCTTATACCAATTTATTAGATCTAGCATCAGGGAATTTCCCGGTAATGGGGCGGGATAAAGAAAGGAAACGGCTTCCTCGGGTAATGACTGTTGCCGGGGTTATTTCAGAGCTTGATGACGATCAAACTAATAGTGTGGCATCGGATGGGCCATCTTCGGTACTTGTAGAGCGAGTTATTATTGTGGCTAATCAGCTTCCTGTGAAAGCTAAGCGTAGACCGGACAATAAGGGCTGGAGTTTTAGCTGGGATGAGGATTCATTGTTACTGCACATAAAGGATGGTTTCCCAGATGATATGGAGGTTATTTATGTTGGCTCTTTGAAAGTTGAAGTAGATTTGAGCGAACAAGATGATGTGTCACAGCTGTTGTTGGAGAGATTTAAGTGTGCCCCGGCTTTCCTGCCCCCAGACATCTTGGCAAGGTACTATCATGGTTTCTGCAAGCAGCATTTGTGGCCACTCTTCCATTACATGCTCCCGTTCTCTGCAAGTCATGGAGGTCGATTTGATCGGTCCTTGTGGGAGGGATATGTGGCAGCGAATAAGATGTTCTCCCAGAAGGTTATTGAGGTGATAAACCCAGAGGATGACTATGTCTGGATTCATGATTATCATTTAATGGTTCTGCCAACCTTCTTAAGAAGGCGCTTCAATAGATTGCGAATGGGGTTCTTTCTCCACAGTCCATTTCCTTCATCAGAAATATATAGGACTTTGCCCGAGAGGGAAGAGATTCTCAAGGCACTTCTAAATTCAGATGTTATAGGCTTTCACACATTTGACTATGCACGGCATTTCCTTTCTTGTTGTAGCCGGATGCTGGGTATAGAGTACCAGTCAAAAAGGGGTTATATTGGTCTGGAGTACTATGGAAGAACCGTGGGAATAAAGATCATGCCGGTTGGTATTCATATGGGGCAGATAGAACATGTACTGAGACTTGCAGATAAGGATTGGCGGGTGGCAGAACTCAAGCAGCAGTTCAAGGGGAAAACCATTTTGCTTGGGGTTGATGATATGGACATCTTTAAAGGAGTCAATCTAAAACTTTTGGCAATGGAACAAATGCTAAAACTGCACCCAAAGTGGCAGGGAAAGGCAGTACTAGTGCAGATTGCAAATCCTGCTCGGGGGAGTGGGAAAGATATTGAGGAAATACAGGCTGAAATTCAGGCAAGCTGCAAGAGAATCAATGAGAATTTTGGACAGCCTGGTTATGAACCAATTGTCTTCATTGATAGGCCAGTTTCACTCAGTGAACGAACTGCATATTATAATATTGCTGAATGTGTTGTTGTCACAGCTGTAAGGGATGGTATGAACCTTACCCCATATGAGTACATTGTGTGTAGGCAGGGGATATCTGGTTCTGATTCTAGTTCAGAAACAAATGGGCCAAAGAAGAGCATGTTAGTAGTATCAGAGTTTATTGGATGTTCTCCTTCACTTAGTGGTGCCATAAGAGTCAACCCATGGAATATTGAAGCGACTGCTGAAGCATTGAACGAGGCAATTTCAATGGCTGATGCTGAACAGCAGTTGCGTCATGAGAAGCACTATAGGTATGTTAGCACACATGATGTAGCATACTGGTCAAGAAGCTTCTTCCAAGATATGGAGAGAACTTGCAGAGACCATTTCAGACGACGGTGTTGGGGAATTGGCTTGAGTTTTGGTTTCAGAGTTGTAGCACTTGATCCTAATTTCAGAAAACTGTCCATTGATGTGATTGAATCTGCTTATACAAAAGCCAAAAATAGGGCCATATTGTTAGATTATGATGGTACTGTGATGCCTCAAACATCTGTTGACAAGACTCCCAGTCAGGAGGTTATATCAATTATAAACTCACTCTCTGGTGACGTTAACAATACTGTTTTTATAGTCAGTGGACGTGGAAGGGCTAGTTTAGATAAGTGGTTTTCTCCATGCAAGAAACTTGGTATTGCAGCTGAACATGGATACTATGTGAG ATGGTCTTCAAATAAGGAATGGGACATTTATGGGCAGAGCTGTGACTTTGGGTGGATACAAATTGCTGAACCTGTGATGAAACTATATACGGAAGCTACTGATGGTTCATTCATTGAAACAAAGGAGAGTGCACTGGTTTGGCACCATCGGGATGCAGATCCAGGTTTTGGATCCAGCCAGGCTAAGGAGATGTTAGACCATCTTGAAAGTGTGTTGGCAAATGAACCTGTTGCGGTGAAAAGTGGTCAGTTCATTGTAGAAGTGAAACCTCAGGCAA TCAGCAAAGGAATAGTTGCGGAGAAGATATTTACATCAATGGCTGAAAGTGGAAGACAAGCTGATTTTGTACTGTGTATTGGTGACGATAGATCTGATGAGGACATGTTTGAGATAATTGGCCATGCTCTGAACAGTGGTATCCTCTCCTCTAATACATCGGTGTTTGCTTGTACTGTTGGGCAAAAGCCAAGCAAAGCCAAGTACTATTTGGACGATACAACTGAGGTCATAACCATGCTCGAAGCTCTAGCTGAAGTTTCAGGTCCTCCACCAACAGAAGCTGGAAGTGGTAGCACCCTTTGA
- the LOC127807143 gene encoding protein GRAVITROPIC IN THE LIGHT 1: MDSLKPTSAPTKNKLSKTFHKVIHRKTATKTLSNSGFCLFIPQEHKHKADAKPQLQCFGRECKDESISTPARNRAGALEAFVAKLFATVSAAKAAYAELQTAQFPYNADAIQAADEAVVRELKLLSELKHSFLKKKIDSSPPHVTILLAEIQEQQSLMKMYEITMKKMQGEVDAKEKVFSSLQNELNDAVSNNKALEKKLNSSGQFSVLETVKFSDSNPSGFGFVLHYAVRSVRSFVKVMIREMESSNWDIETAAKAIEPEVDFAKANHRCFAFESFVCREMFDGFDSPNFSFPDESNPSRFVFIDRFKKLKTVNAVQFLKRNPNSGFGKFTRSKYLRLVHPKMETSFSGNLSQRKLINSGEFPETSFFSAFAEMAKRVWLLHCLAFSFDRKVEIFQVGRNCRFSDVYMESLNDDPLAAVDGGFRVAFTVVPGFKIGQAVIQSQVYLHPAVTSAK; the protein is encoded by the coding sequence ATGGATTCTCTGAAACCCACTTCGGCTCCAACCAAGAACAAGCTTTCCAAGACCTTCCACAAAGTCATCCACCGCAAAACCGCCACCAAAACCCTCTCCAACTCCGGCTTCTGTCTCTTCATTCCTCAGGAACACAAGCACAAAGCGGACGCCAAGCCTCAGCTGCAGTGCTTCGGCAGAGAGTGCAAGGATGAGTCCATCTCAACGCCAGCGAGGAACAGGGCCGGCGCCTTGGAAGCGTTCGTGGCCAAGCTCTTCGCCACCGTCTCCGCCGCCAAAGCGGCCTACGCTGAGCTGCAGACGGCCCAGTTCCCCTACAACGCCGACGCCATTCAGGCGGCCGACGAGGCCGTCGTGCGCGAGCTGAAGCTGCTGTCGGAGCTGAAGCACAGCTTCTTGAAGAAAAAGATCGATTCTTCGCCGCCCCACGTGACCATCTTGCTCGCTGAGATTCAGGAGCAGCAGTCTCTGATGAAGATGTACGAAATCACGATGAAGAAAATGCAGGGCGAAGTTGACGCCAAGGAGAaagttttttcttctcttcagaACGAGCTGAATGACGCCGTTTCCAACAACAAGGCCCTCGAGAAGAAGCTGAACTCGAGCGGCCAATTTTCAGTACTCGAAACTGTGAAATTTTCGGATTCCAATCCCAGTGGTTTCGGCTTTGTCCTGCATTACGCGGTGAGATCAGTGAGAAGCTTCGTGAAGGTGATGATTCGGGAAATGGAAAGTTCGAATTGGGATATCGAAACGGCGGCCAAGGCTATCGAGCCGGAGGTGGATTTCGCCAAAGCGAATCACCGATGCTTCGCTTTCGAGTCGTTTGTTTGCCGAGAAATGTTCGATGGGTTCGATTCTCCCAACTTTTCATTTCCGGACGAGTCAAATCCCAGTAGGTTCGTGTTCATAGATCGGTTCAAGAAACTGAAGACGGTGAATGCAGTTCAGTTTCTGAAGAGGAATCCGAATTCGGGATTTGGGAAGTTTACGAGGAGTAAGTACCTCCGTTTGGTTCACCCGAAAATGGAGACCTCATTTTCCGGGAATCTAAGCCAGAGGAAACTCATAAACTCCGGCGAATTCCCGGAAACCTCATTCTTCTCGGCGTTCGCCGAGATGGCGAAGCGGGTCTGGCTTTTGCATTGCCTGGCCTTCTCGTTCGATCGGAAAGTGGAGATCTTTCAGGTGGGAAGGAACTGCCGGTTCTCGGACGTGTACATGGAGAGCCTCAACGACGACCCGCTTGCCGCCGTGGACGGCGGTTTCCGGGTGGCGTTCACTGTTGTTCCGGGGTTTAAGATCGGACAAGCGGTGATACAGAGCCAGGTCTATCTCCATCCGGCGGTTACTTCGGCGAAATGA
- the LOC127808198 gene encoding probable alpha,alpha-trehalose-phosphate synthase [UDP-forming] 7 isoform X1: MMSRSYTNLLDLASGNFPVMGRDKERKRLPRVMTVAGVISELDDDQTNSVASDGPSSVLVERVIIVANQLPVKAKRRPDNKGWSFSWDEDSLLLHIKDGFPDDMEVIYVGSLKVEVDLSEQDDVSQLLLERFKCAPAFLPPDILARYYHGFCKQHLWPLFHYMLPFSASHGGRFDRSLWEGYVAANKMFSQKVIEVINPEDDYVWIHDYHLMVLPTFLRRRFNRLRMGFFLHSPFPSSEIYRTLPEREEILKALLNSDVIGFHTFDYARHFLSCCSRMLGIEYQSKRGYIGLEYYGRTVGIKIMPVGIHMGQIEHVLRLADKDWRVAELKQQFKGKTILLGVDDMDIFKGVNLKLLAMEQMLKLHPKWQGKAVLVQIANPARGSGKDIEEIQAEIQASCKRINENFGQPGYEPIVFIDRPVSLSERTAYYNIAECVVVTAVRDGMNLTPYEYIVCRQGISGSDSSSETNGPKKSMLVVSEFIGCSPSLSGAIRVNPWNIEATAEALNEAISMADAEQQLRHEKHYRYVSTHDVAYWSRSFFQDMERTCRDHFRRRCWGIGLSFGFRVVALDPNFRKLSIDVIESAYTKAKNRAILLDYDGTVMPQTSVDKTPSQEVISIINSLSGDVNNTVFIVSGRGRASLDKWFSPCKKLGIAAEHGYYVRWSSNKEWDIYGQSCDFGWIQIAEPVMKLYTEATDGSFIETKESALVWHHRDADPGFGSSQAKEMLDHLESVLANEPVAVKSGQFIVEVKPQGVSKGIVAEKIFTSMAESGRQADFVLCIGDDRSDEDMFEIIGHALNSGILSSNTSVFACTVGQKPSKAKYYLDDTTEVITMLEALAEVSGPPPTEAGSGSTL, encoded by the exons ATGATGTCCAGATCTTATACCAATTTATTAGATCTAGCATCAGGGAATTTCCCGGTAATGGGGCGGGATAAAGAAAGGAAACGGCTTCCTCGGGTAATGACTGTTGCCGGGGTTATTTCAGAGCTTGATGACGATCAAACTAATAGTGTGGCATCGGATGGGCCATCTTCGGTACTTGTAGAGCGAGTTATTATTGTGGCTAATCAGCTTCCTGTGAAAGCTAAGCGTAGACCGGACAATAAGGGCTGGAGTTTTAGCTGGGATGAGGATTCATTGTTACTGCACATAAAGGATGGTTTCCCAGATGATATGGAGGTTATTTATGTTGGCTCTTTGAAAGTTGAAGTAGATTTGAGCGAACAAGATGATGTGTCACAGCTGTTGTTGGAGAGATTTAAGTGTGCCCCGGCTTTCCTGCCCCCAGACATCTTGGCAAGGTACTATCATGGTTTCTGCAAGCAGCATTTGTGGCCACTCTTCCATTACATGCTCCCGTTCTCTGCAAGTCATGGAGGTCGATTTGATCGGTCCTTGTGGGAGGGATATGTGGCAGCGAATAAGATGTTCTCCCAGAAGGTTATTGAGGTGATAAACCCAGAGGATGACTATGTCTGGATTCATGATTATCATTTAATGGTTCTGCCAACCTTCTTAAGAAGGCGCTTCAATAGATTGCGAATGGGGTTCTTTCTCCACAGTCCATTTCCTTCATCAGAAATATATAGGACTTTGCCCGAGAGGGAAGAGATTCTCAAGGCACTTCTAAATTCAGATGTTATAGGCTTTCACACATTTGACTATGCACGGCATTTCCTTTCTTGTTGTAGCCGGATGCTGGGTATAGAGTACCAGTCAAAAAGGGGTTATATTGGTCTGGAGTACTATGGAAGAACCGTGGGAATAAAGATCATGCCGGTTGGTATTCATATGGGGCAGATAGAACATGTACTGAGACTTGCAGATAAGGATTGGCGGGTGGCAGAACTCAAGCAGCAGTTCAAGGGGAAAACCATTTTGCTTGGGGTTGATGATATGGACATCTTTAAAGGAGTCAATCTAAAACTTTTGGCAATGGAACAAATGCTAAAACTGCACCCAAAGTGGCAGGGAAAGGCAGTACTAGTGCAGATTGCAAATCCTGCTCGGGGGAGTGGGAAAGATATTGAGGAAATACAGGCTGAAATTCAGGCAAGCTGCAAGAGAATCAATGAGAATTTTGGACAGCCTGGTTATGAACCAATTGTCTTCATTGATAGGCCAGTTTCACTCAGTGAACGAACTGCATATTATAATATTGCTGAATGTGTTGTTGTCACAGCTGTAAGGGATGGTATGAACCTTACCCCATATGAGTACATTGTGTGTAGGCAGGGGATATCTGGTTCTGATTCTAGTTCAGAAACAAATGGGCCAAAGAAGAGCATGTTAGTAGTATCAGAGTTTATTGGATGTTCTCCTTCACTTAGTGGTGCCATAAGAGTCAACCCATGGAATATTGAAGCGACTGCTGAAGCATTGAACGAGGCAATTTCAATGGCTGATGCTGAACAGCAGTTGCGTCATGAGAAGCACTATAGGTATGTTAGCACACATGATGTAGCATACTGGTCAAGAAGCTTCTTCCAAGATATGGAGAGAACTTGCAGAGACCATTTCAGACGACGGTGTTGGGGAATTGGCTTGAGTTTTGGTTTCAGAGTTGTAGCACTTGATCCTAATTTCAGAAAACTGTCCATTGATGTGATTGAATCTGCTTATACAAAAGCCAAAAATAGGGCCATATTGTTAGATTATGATGGTACTGTGATGCCTCAAACATCTGTTGACAAGACTCCCAGTCAGGAGGTTATATCAATTATAAACTCACTCTCTGGTGACGTTAACAATACTGTTTTTATAGTCAGTGGACGTGGAAGGGCTAGTTTAGATAAGTGGTTTTCTCCATGCAAGAAACTTGGTATTGCAGCTGAACATGGATACTATGTGAG ATGGTCTTCAAATAAGGAATGGGACATTTATGGGCAGAGCTGTGACTTTGGGTGGATACAAATTGCTGAACCTGTGATGAAACTATATACGGAAGCTACTGATGGTTCATTCATTGAAACAAAGGAGAGTGCACTGGTTTGGCACCATCGGGATGCAGATCCAGGTTTTGGATCCAGCCAGGCTAAGGAGATGTTAGACCATCTTGAAAGTGTGTTGGCAAATGAACCTGTTGCGGTGAAAAGTGGTCAGTTCATTGTAGAAGTGAAACCTCAG GGAGTCAGCAAAGGAATAGTTGCGGAGAAGATATTTACATCAATGGCTGAAAGTGGAAGACAAGCTGATTTTGTACTGTGTATTGGTGACGATAGATCTGATGAGGACATGTTTGAGATAATTGGCCATGCTCTGAACAGTGGTATCCTCTCCTCTAATACATCGGTGTTTGCTTGTACTGTTGGGCAAAAGCCAAGCAAAGCCAAGTACTATTTGGACGATACAACTGAGGTCATAACCATGCTCGAAGCTCTAGCTGAAGTTTCAGGTCCTCCACCAACAGAAGCTGGAAGTGGTAGCACCCTTTGA